From one Planktothrix agardhii NIES-204 genomic stretch:
- a CDS encoding periplasmic solute binding protein, with translation MLAPESPILENPTATAVSSSQPGKIVRQLSVVVVSAIALGLGSCTANAPSNNSNASQTAATADELQVVTTFLPITQFTKAVAGDRAQVIQLLPTNVGPHDYQAKPEDVQKLAKADVLVQNGLGMEEFLDNLIKNAENANLKVIDSSQGVQTIATETIEGHDHGHESGEKQEEAKHTHGEFNPHIWIDPKRAIQQVENIRDGLIAADSSGKEIYTANATAYIQRLRDLDGETTKMLQPFAGKTFVAYHDFAPYFAASYNLKAKFLVDLPEGNPSPNDVKRVMDTVKASNLKTLLTEPQSGKDAFAGLAKDLNVRVSTFDPMETGGNEALQPDYYITTMRKNVKTLVTAFTGQSTQSFVPIQTLQPVAVVPQQVWVRF, from the coding sequence ATGTTAGCACCTGAATCTCCCATATTGGAAAATCCAACTGCTACGGCTGTGTCATCCAGTCAGCCTGGTAAAATTGTTCGTCAATTATCCGTTGTAGTCGTGTCGGCGATCGCACTCGGTTTAGGAAGTTGTACAGCTAATGCCCCCTCAAATAATTCCAATGCTTCTCAAACGGCAGCAACAGCAGATGAGTTGCAGGTGGTAACAACCTTCTTGCCCATCACACAATTTACCAAAGCAGTAGCGGGCGATCGCGCACAAGTTATTCAACTACTACCGACAAATGTAGGTCCCCATGACTATCAGGCAAAGCCAGAAGATGTACAGAAACTGGCTAAAGCCGATGTTTTAGTTCAAAACGGTCTAGGGATGGAGGAATTTTTAGACAACCTGATTAAGAACGCTGAAAATGCCAACTTGAAAGTGATTGATTCCAGCCAAGGAGTACAGACGATCGCCACTGAAACTATTGAGGGACACGATCATGGACATGAATCAGGCGAGAAGCAGGAAGAAGCCAAACATACTCATGGAGAATTCAACCCTCATATCTGGATCGATCCGAAACGGGCAATTCAACAGGTAGAAAACATTCGAGATGGGCTAATTGCAGCCGATTCTAGTGGGAAAGAGATTTATACTGCTAATGCCACCGCTTATATTCAGCGCTTGCGAGACTTAGATGGGGAAACCACTAAAATGCTGCAACCCTTTGCAGGTAAGACATTTGTTGCCTACCACGACTTTGCGCCATACTTTGCTGCCAGCTACAACTTAAAAGCCAAATTTCTGGTTGATCTGCCAGAAGGAAACCCATCTCCCAATGACGTAAAACGGGTCATGGATACCGTCAAGGCGAGCAATTTAAAAACCTTGCTGACGGAACCCCAGAGTGGAAAAGATGCCTTTGCAGGATTGGCAAAAGATTTGAATGTGCGGGTTAGCACGTTTGACCCGATGGAAACTGGGGGAAACGAGGCGTTGCAACCCGATTATTACATCACCACAATGCGGAAAAATGTCAAAACTCTGGTGACGGCGTTCACTGGACAATCAACTCAATCCTTCGTGCCCATACAGACACTACAGCCTGTTGCGGTTGTGCCACAGCAAGTTTGGGTAAGGTTTTAG
- a CDS encoding putative ABC transporter ATP-binding protein, translated as MNWAIEVKDSASMSSLNPVVATQNLGKFYRTGFWMNQKIESLKSCTLSIYAGETFGLLGQNGAGKTTLLKTLLGIVRPTSGSAILLGKPIGDRHIKQRVGYLPENPYFYDHLTGWEFLEFAAGLFQIPKSIQRQRIPQLLDLVGLAKTAAIKKQMRQYSKGMLQRVGMAQALINNPEVVFLDEPMSGLDPMGRYQIREIILSLKAQNKTVFFNSHVLSDVEKICDRIAILAEGELISMGSLDDLLGTTQTYIVKGKGGDINILQNCISDLERDQDYWEGHLKGDPEAFFVVLKEMNAQLLSLNLSRLTLEEFFMQKLKERGIHASG; from the coding sequence ATGAATTGGGCTATCGAGGTCAAAGATTCAGCTTCAATGTCTTCGTTAAACCCGGTGGTGGCAACCCAGAATTTGGGAAAATTTTATCGCACGGGTTTTTGGATGAATCAAAAGATTGAATCCTTAAAAAGCTGTACTTTAAGCATTTATGCGGGAGAAACGTTTGGTTTATTAGGACAAAATGGGGCAGGGAAAACCACATTATTAAAAACCTTATTAGGCATTGTTCGCCCAACATCAGGATCGGCTATCTTATTAGGTAAACCAATTGGCGATCGCCACATTAAACAGCGAGTAGGCTATTTACCAGAAAATCCCTATTTTTATGATCATCTCACCGGATGGGAATTTTTAGAATTTGCCGCCGGACTATTTCAAATTCCGAAATCTATTCAACGTCAACGCATTCCCCAATTATTAGATTTAGTCGGATTAGCAAAAACCGCCGCCATTAAAAAACAAATGCGCCAATATTCTAAGGGAATGTTACAACGGGTAGGAATGGCGCAAGCTTTAATTAATAATCCAGAAGTGGTATTTTTAGATGAACCGATGTCAGGACTTGACCCGATGGGACGGTATCAAATTCGGGAAATTATCTTATCTTTAAAAGCACAAAATAAAACGGTTTTTTTTAATAGTCATGTTTTATCGGATGTGGAAAAAATTTGCGATCGCATTGCTATTTTAGCAGAAGGTGAATTAATTAGCATGGGTTCTTTGGATGATTTATTGGGAACAACTCAAACCTATATTGTTAAAGGAAAAGGCGGAGATATTAATATTCTGCAAAATTGCATATCTGATTTAGAAAGGGATCAAGATTATTGGGAAGGACATTTAAAGGGTGATCCAGAAGCGTTTTTTGTGGTATTAAAAGAAATGAATGCTCAACTATTGAGTTTGAATTTATCTCGATTAACCCTAGAAGAATTTTTTATGCAGAAGTTAAAAGAAAGGGGGATTCATGCCAGTGGTTAA
- a CDS encoding two-component response regulator, translating into MENHKEKILVVDDEASIRRILETRLSMIGYDVVTAADGEEALETFRKTNPDLVVLDVMMPKLDGYGVCQELRKESDIPIIMLTALGDVADRITGLELGADDYVVKPFSPKELEARIRSVLRRIDKNGTSGIPSSGVIQVSNIRIDTNKRQVYKGDERIRLTGMEFSLLELLVSRSGEPFSRSEILQEVWGYTPERHVDTRVVDVHISRLRAKLEDDPSNPELILTARGTGYLFQRIIEPGEVG; encoded by the coding sequence TTGGAAAATCATAAGGAAAAAATTTTGGTTGTCGATGATGAGGCTAGTATCCGCCGGATTTTGGAAACTCGCCTTTCCATGATTGGTTACGATGTCGTAACCGCCGCCGATGGAGAAGAAGCCCTAGAGACCTTCCGCAAAACCAATCCTGATTTAGTGGTTTTAGATGTAATGATGCCCAAATTAGACGGGTATGGCGTCTGTCAGGAGTTACGCAAGGAATCCGATATTCCTATTATCATGTTAACAGCATTGGGGGATGTGGCGGATAGGATTACGGGGCTAGAGTTAGGGGCGGATGATTATGTGGTTAAACCCTTCTCTCCTAAGGAGCTTGAAGCTAGAATTCGCTCGGTATTACGCCGCATTGATAAAAATGGAACTTCGGGTATTCCCAGTTCCGGTGTCATTCAGGTTAGTAATATTAGAATTGATACTAACAAACGACAGGTTTACAAGGGAGATGAACGCATCCGTTTAACCGGGATGGAATTTAGTTTATTAGAACTCTTAGTTAGTCGTTCTGGTGAACCTTTTTCTCGTTCTGAAATCCTACAAGAAGTTTGGGGATATACTCCAGAACGTCACGTCGATACCCGGGTGGTAGATGTTCATATTTCTCGCCTACGAGCCAAGTTAGAAGATGATCCCAGTAATCCCGAATTAATCTTAACCGCAAGAGGAACAGGCTATCTTTTCCAACGGATTATTGAACCGGGAGAAGTCGGCTAA
- a CDS encoding ABC transporter-like protein encodes MKEIVLAVERLTVYRETTAVVENVSFSLSAGIDTALVGPNGAGKTTLVQALLGILPRQAGNVFILGQPLSPKGFLPPSIRQQIAYLPQNFLFDRRIPITVEELVGLGWDSLRFQLPWANHRKRRYAVREALARVEAAHLGDQLISGLSGGEMKRVLLAYCLVHPRRLLILDEASAGLDVRGESEFYLLLYQLKQEQGWAILQISHDLDMVRRQCDRVLCLNRTLLCQGTPGVALSPDNLSAAYGTEFVRYKHSH; translated from the coding sequence ATGAAAGAAATTGTACTTGCAGTTGAACGCCTGACTGTTTATCGGGAAACAACCGCAGTAGTGGAGAATGTATCGTTTTCTTTGTCAGCAGGTATAGACACTGCGCTTGTCGGGCCTAATGGCGCGGGCAAAACTACGCTGGTGCAAGCCCTCCTGGGAATTTTACCTCGACAAGCAGGTAATGTATTTATACTAGGGCAACCCCTAAGTCCCAAAGGGTTTCTGCCACCCAGTATCCGTCAACAGATCGCTTATCTGCCCCAAAACTTTCTGTTCGATCGCCGCATTCCTATAACGGTAGAAGAACTGGTAGGTTTGGGGTGGGACTCTTTGAGGTTTCAATTACCTTGGGCAAACCACAGAAAACGCCGCTATGCTGTGCGAGAGGCATTAGCAAGGGTTGAGGCGGCACACCTGGGAGATCAATTAATTAGTGGACTTTCCGGCGGTGAAATGAAGCGAGTTTTACTGGCATACTGCCTCGTTCACCCGCGCCGATTGTTAATTCTTGATGAAGCCTCTGCTGGCTTAGATGTGCGCGGAGAATCAGAGTTTTATCTACTGCTGTATCAACTCAAGCAGGAGCAAGGTTGGGCTATTTTGCAAATTTCTCACGACTTGGATATGGTGCGACGACAGTGCGATCGCGTCCTCTGTCTAAATCGTACATTGCTGTGTCAGGGAACTCCAGGTGTGGCTCTGTCTCCTGACAATCTTTCTGCTGCCTACGGAACAGAATTTGTTCGATATAAACATTCTCATTAG
- the radA gene encoding DNA repair protein RadA → MAKSRTLYVCNECGAEFPQYFGRCSACHAWNSLEEQVEQPAPTPSQRFSWSNLTGESPEGLAEVTKPGQPRASFLLSQISDQSQSRMPSGYGELDRVLGGGIVPGSLVLIGGEPGIGKSTLLLQVAHILSHTKRVLYVSAEESGQQVKLRSQRLEVAADSETETETETETETEPENGNQQPPTPTADPFTEQLKNRHPKTESATTAITEKDLYLLPETDLEVILRELESLKPQLAVIDSIQTVFFSSLTSAPGSVAQVRECTSALMQVAKRENITLLIVGHVTKDGGIAGPRVLEHLVDTVLYFEGDRFASHRLLRSMKNRFGATHEIGVFEMVAHGLKEVSNPSELFLGNRDDFSPGTSTVVALEGTRPIVVEIQALVSPASYGSARRATTGVDSGRLLQILAVLEKRVGIPLSKLDAYVASVGGLKVEEPAADLGIAIAIVASFRDRVVDPRTILIGEIGLGGQVRPVSQLELRLREAAKLGFKRAIIPKGQSPADLGLQIIPVSKVIDAIIASIPAQPPTMNDEF, encoded by the coding sequence ATGGCAAAGTCTCGTACCCTTTATGTTTGTAACGAATGTGGAGCCGAATTTCCTCAATATTTTGGCCGATGCTCCGCTTGTCATGCCTGGAATTCCCTAGAAGAACAAGTTGAACAACCCGCACCTACGCCTTCCCAACGCTTTAGTTGGAGTAACCTCACCGGAGAAAGCCCAGAGGGTCTAGCGGAAGTGACTAAACCCGGACAACCCCGTGCTTCTTTTCTATTATCCCAAATTTCCGATCAATCCCAATCTCGAATGCCATCGGGTTATGGAGAATTAGATCGGGTATTGGGGGGTGGAATTGTGCCGGGTTCTTTGGTATTAATTGGGGGAGAACCGGGAATTGGTAAGTCTACCTTGTTATTGCAAGTCGCCCATATTCTGTCCCACACCAAGCGGGTGTTATATGTGTCGGCGGAAGAATCGGGACAACAGGTAAAATTGCGATCGCAACGTTTAGAAGTTGCTGCTGATAGCGAAACCGAAACCGAAACCGAAACCGAAACCGAAACTGAACCAGAAAATGGCAATCAACAACCTCCAACCCCAACAGCAGATCCCTTTACCGAACAACTGAAAAATCGTCACCCCAAGACAGAATCTGCGACTACTGCCATCACCGAAAAAGATTTATATTTACTCCCTGAAACCGATTTAGAAGTAATTTTAAGAGAGTTAGAATCCCTAAAACCGCAGTTAGCAGTAATTGATAGTATTCAGACGGTTTTTTTCTCCAGTCTGACCTCTGCACCCGGTTCGGTGGCGCAGGTGCGTGAATGTACTTCCGCCTTAATGCAAGTAGCTAAACGGGAAAATATTACCCTATTAATTGTCGGTCATGTCACCAAAGATGGGGGCATTGCCGGGCCGCGGGTGTTAGAACATTTAGTTGATACGGTATTATATTTTGAAGGCGATCGCTTTGCTTCCCATCGCTTATTACGTTCGATGAAAAACCGTTTTGGCGCCACCCATGAAATCGGGGTGTTTGAAATGGTCGCCCATGGATTAAAAGAAGTTTCTAATCCCTCAGAATTATTTTTAGGAAATCGAGATGACTTTTCCCCTGGAACCTCAACGGTGGTAGCTTTAGAAGGAACTCGGCCGATTGTGGTGGAAATTCAAGCCTTAGTTAGTCCAGCCAGTTACGGTTCGGCGCGACGGGCGACAACTGGGGTAGATAGTGGCCGATTATTACAAATTCTAGCGGTTTTGGAAAAACGGGTAGGGATTCCCCTGTCTAAATTGGATGCTTATGTGGCGTCGGTGGGGGGTTTAAAAGTTGAAGAACCTGCGGCAGACTTAGGGATAGCGATTGCAATTGTAGCGAGTTTCCGCGACCGGGTAGTTGACCCTCGGACTATTTTAATTGGGGAAATCGGTTTAGGGGGACAGGTGCGCCCGGTGTCTCAATTGGAATTACGGTTAAGGGAGGCGGCCAAACTGGGATTTAAACGGGCGATTATCCCTAAAGGTCAGAGTCCGGCGGATTTAGGGTTACAAATTATTCCGGTAAGTAAGGTGATTGATGCGATTATTGCTTCCATCCCCGCCCAACCTCCAACCATGAATGATGAATTCTGA
- a CDS encoding multi-sensor signal transduction histidine kinase yields MISLLTTKMKFLKRTQVKTSRYLVIVSFIAVFYWIVGKVTVEYLILGSTQALFWPNAGVAQGIILLCGYQYWPAITLGAFFSLIATDQMPLFIGVLSSCGVTLQACLVSKLLHRIDFSPQLKHLKDVLGLIILAGMIATLINPTLTILTACLSGWLPWEDFTQIWIGGWLGSATGVLVITPVLLTWGSEFQRYYYRYQTPASPVWSFLNALSQSLSLGTTRLRISERSPGDFWLRQLEVGVWLSLLLGLNWFVFCSRTRSAFIGFPLEYLPFPFFVWASLRFGQRGTAIGHLITASFAVWGVVRGSGPFISRSTDTPQIFSLQAFILIMAITGLVLAATVTERQQAETRLRNSETSLANAQRIAKLGHWDLKISSYELFWSDELYRILDTTAQYVKPSFPQFLEFVHPEDRSYVQNYLDQALFQQKPYCIDYRLKLASGEERIVFEQAVITGSHITSTIQDITDRKKAEIALRASEERFSKTFSASPIGISIMTLVDELFLDVNDSFLRQIGWEREQVLNHTPEQLNLWVDSQQHLQLKKQLKSQNQIGNIELKIRQKSGIIRSWLVSIELIDLGGIGCLLMMANDITERKQAEELKMAKEAAETANHAKSLFLANMSHELRTPLNAILGYSELLIEDAQELHQDELAGDLKNIYVAGQHLLTLISEILDFSKIEAGRMNFHLETFKIATLLWEVETTVAPAADKNSNQFILEAEEGIDLMHTDLTKVRQCLLNLLSNACKFTEQGKVILKVWQAGGDGSNQNIDLILDPEFITVNDEEITNSACCLPDVPKSCSTVIIFQVIDTGIGMSPKQLATVFSPFTQADETTTRRYGGTGLGLTITQKLCQMMGGDLSVISELGKGSTFTMKLPKILRCLPE; encoded by the coding sequence ATGATCAGCTTACTCACAACCAAAATGAAATTCCTTAAACGCACTCAGGTCAAAACTAGCCGATACTTAGTTATAGTTAGTTTCATAGCAGTATTTTATTGGATAGTTGGCAAGGTGACGGTTGAATATTTAATCTTGGGTTCCACCCAAGCCCTATTCTGGCCAAATGCGGGAGTCGCCCAAGGAATTATTCTGTTGTGTGGTTATCAATATTGGCCAGCAATTACCCTGGGGGCGTTTTTTTCCCTAATTGCCACTGACCAAATGCCTCTGTTTATTGGGGTATTGTCTAGTTGTGGTGTGACGTTACAAGCCTGTTTAGTTAGTAAATTACTCCATCGCATTGACTTTTCTCCCCAACTCAAACACCTCAAAGATGTTCTGGGACTAATTATTTTAGCGGGAATGATTGCTACGCTGATTAATCCCACTCTTACTATCCTCACAGCTTGTTTGAGTGGTTGGCTACCTTGGGAAGATTTTACCCAAATTTGGATTGGTGGGTGGTTAGGAAGTGCTACTGGGGTATTAGTTATCACCCCAGTATTATTAACCTGGGGTAGCGAATTTCAACGGTATTACTATCGCTATCAAACTCCTGCTTCCCCGGTCTGGTCTTTTCTCAACGCCTTATCCCAAAGTTTATCCCTGGGTACAACTAGATTACGCATTTCTGAACGCTCTCCTGGGGATTTTTGGTTACGTCAGTTAGAAGTTGGGGTTTGGTTGTCCCTGTTATTGGGCCTAAATTGGTTTGTATTTTGTTCTCGAACTCGGTCGGCGTTTATCGGTTTTCCCCTGGAATATCTGCCTTTTCCGTTTTTTGTTTGGGCTTCCTTGCGATTTGGTCAACGGGGAACGGCCATTGGTCATTTGATTACGGCTAGTTTTGCGGTTTGGGGAGTGGTGCGCGGGAGTGGCCCATTTATTAGTCGTAGTACGGATACCCCTCAAATTTTTTCTCTACAAGCCTTTATTCTGATTATGGCAATTACGGGTTTAGTTTTAGCCGCCACGGTGACAGAACGCCAACAGGCGGAAACTCGCCTCAGAAATAGTGAAACCAGTTTAGCAAATGCTCAACGGATTGCTAAGTTGGGTCATTGGGATCTGAAAATTAGCAGTTATGAATTATTTTGGTCGGATGAACTCTATCGGATTTTGGACACAACGGCTCAGTATGTCAAACCGAGTTTTCCCCAATTTTTGGAATTTGTTCACCCAGAAGACCGGAGTTATGTCCAAAATTACCTTGATCAAGCCTTATTTCAACAAAAACCTTATTGTATTGATTATCGGTTAAAATTAGCCTCCGGTGAGGAGCGGATTGTTTTTGAACAGGCGGTAATTACCGGGAGTCATATTACTAGCACAATTCAAGATATTACAGACCGGAAAAAGGCAGAAATTGCTTTACGGGCTAGTGAAGAAAGATTCTCAAAAACCTTTAGTGCTAGTCCGATTGGAATTAGTATTATGACTCTGGTAGATGAACTATTTTTAGATGTTAATGATAGTTTTTTACGTCAAATTGGTTGGGAGCGAGAGCAGGTACTAAATCACACTCCAGAACAACTGAATCTGTGGGTTGATTCTCAACAACATCTGCAACTTAAAAAACAATTAAAAAGTCAAAATCAAATTGGTAATATTGAGTTAAAAATTCGCCAAAAATCAGGAATTATTAGAAGTTGGTTGGTGTCTATTGAATTAATTGATTTAGGGGGAATTGGTTGTTTATTGATGATGGCTAATGATATTACGGAGCGTAAACAAGCGGAAGAATTAAAGATGGCGAAGGAAGCCGCCGAAACTGCTAACCATGCTAAAAGTTTATTTTTAGCTAATATGAGCCATGAATTAAGAACTCCCCTGAATGCAATTTTAGGTTATAGTGAATTATTAATAGAAGATGCCCAAGAGTTACATCAAGATGAATTGGCCGGAGATTTAAAAAATATTTATGTAGCGGGACAACATTTATTAACTTTGATTAGCGAAATTTTAGATTTCTCTAAAATTGAAGCGGGTCGGATGAATTTTCATTTAGAAACCTTTAAAATTGCTACCCTACTTTGGGAAGTGGAAACTACTGTTGCTCCTGCTGCGGATAAGAATTCTAATCAGTTTATCCTAGAGGCGGAAGAAGGTATAGACTTGATGCACACCGACTTAACTAAAGTTCGTCAATGTTTATTAAATCTTCTGAGTAATGCCTGCAAATTTACAGAACAGGGGAAAGTGATTCTGAAAGTTTGGCAAGCAGGAGGAGACGGGTCTAATCAGAATATTGATTTGATCTTAGATCCAGAATTTATCACGGTTAATGATGAAGAAATAACGAATAGTGCTTGTTGTCTTCCTGATGTTCCCAAAAGCTGTTCAACGGTGATTATTTTTCAGGTGATAGATACTGGAATTGGCATGAGTCCTAAACAGTTAGCAACGGTTTTTAGTCCCTTTACTCAAGCGGATGAAACCACAACTCGTCGTTATGGAGGTACGGGTTTAGGGTTAACTATTACTCAAAAATTATGTCAAATGATGGGAGGAGATTTATCGGTTATCAGTGAGTTGGGAAAAGGGTCTACCTTCACGATGAAACTTCCTAAAATCCTCCGTTGTTTACCCGAATAA
- a CDS encoding similar to WD-repeat containing protein has translation MKTKTKLEFKETWRGGLSDYVTAIAWSPDRSNLAASSAAGEVSLFAAPTFGATSLQGETGQSVDCLAFSHDGQFLAIGGQDGQVKIWSLQSEVPELITTLKNKSVWVECLCWSQITHQLAFSLGKYVQIWDADTCEVVTTLNFESSTVLDLDWRSDGKYLALSGYQGARIWDATDWDEDPEVLEIPSATVAIAWSPNNKFIAAGNLDNTLAVRELDNPYPWVMRGFPGKVRQLAWSQMPTSIGVPMLASSSGSAVVVWERDQDEQIGWASQMLGNHSSTVQAIAFQPNSLLLASAAEDGWVALWHRGTRLIQSLKGAPNGFSCLTWHPQGHNLAAGGLNGELLVWSLHERGQGFGRR, from the coding sequence ATGAAAACAAAAACAAAACTAGAATTCAAAGAAACCTGGCGAGGTGGCTTGTCAGATTATGTCACGGCGATCGCTTGGTCGCCTGATCGTAGCAATCTGGCGGCTAGTTCTGCGGCTGGCGAAGTATCGTTATTTGCAGCCCCAACCTTTGGGGCAACTTCTCTACAAGGTGAAACTGGGCAATCTGTAGACTGCTTGGCGTTCTCGCACGATGGGCAATTTCTGGCAATTGGAGGGCAGGATGGACAGGTTAAAATCTGGTCGCTTCAGTCAGAGGTACCAGAACTAATCACTACCCTAAAAAACAAATCTGTTTGGGTTGAGTGCCTCTGCTGGAGTCAAATAACTCATCAACTTGCTTTTAGTTTAGGCAAATACGTTCAAATCTGGGATGCAGACACCTGTGAAGTGGTAACAACGCTCAACTTTGAATCCTCAACAGTGCTAGATCTAGACTGGCGCAGCGATGGCAAGTATCTCGCACTGAGTGGCTATCAAGGAGCTAGAATCTGGGATGCGACTGACTGGGACGAAGACCCAGAGGTGTTAGAAATTCCCTCTGCGACAGTGGCGATCGCTTGGTCGCCTAATAATAAATTCATCGCAGCAGGCAATTTAGATAACACGCTCGCGGTCAGAGAGTTGGATAATCCCTATCCCTGGGTTATGCGTGGCTTTCCTGGTAAAGTACGGCAACTAGCATGGTCACAGATGCCCACCAGCATTGGCGTGCCAATGTTAGCCTCCTCTAGTGGATCTGCTGTCGTAGTATGGGAACGCGATCAAGATGAGCAGATAGGTTGGGCAAGCCAGATGTTAGGGAATCATTCTTCGACAGTACAGGCGATCGCCTTTCAGCCTAACTCACTTTTATTGGCATCAGCAGCAGAAGATGGTTGGGTTGCCCTTTGGCATCGAGGGACTCGCCTGATTCAATCTCTAAAAGGAGCGCCCAATGGCTTCTCCTGCCTCACCTGGCATCCCCAAGGACATAATCTTGCCGCCGGAGGACTTAATGGTGAGTTACTCGTGTGGTCACTTCATGAGCGGGGTCAGGGTTTTGGTAGGCGATGA
- a CDS encoding ABC-3 protein: MSFPSEITRVIELFQLPFMQRAFIGGILTGIMGGLLGSFTILRQLSFFSDALGHSALLGISIGFLLGLNSSVVLLPFSVIFALAVSYLLERTRLWTDALLNIIYSSSLAIAIITLSFVGQYKGGLNNLLFGDILAVQELDLVFSAVLLIICIVLLGLTLRTQMLLTLHEPLAIARGVSVSTHRTVFIVLLSLVVGISIKAIGVLLVSAFVVIPACAARLLSRTFTSYVLLSAAIGAVSAVLGMVVSAWFNLPSGPSIVTTQLTIFIVAMTLPRFNSLAH; this comes from the coding sequence ATGTCTTTCCCCTCAGAAATCACTCGCGTCATTGAACTGTTTCAACTGCCCTTTATGCAACGAGCATTTATCGGCGGCATTCTTACAGGGATAATGGGTGGGCTTTTAGGAAGTTTTACGATTTTACGACAGTTATCTTTCTTCAGTGATGCACTAGGACATTCTGCCCTGTTAGGCATCAGCATCGGATTTTTATTAGGACTCAATTCCTCTGTGGTTCTACTGCCATTTTCTGTGATCTTTGCCTTAGCGGTGTCTTATCTATTGGAACGCACTCGCCTATGGACAGATGCGTTGCTCAATATTATCTATTCATCATCATTAGCGATCGCCATCATTACCCTCAGCTTTGTCGGACAATACAAAGGTGGACTAAATAATCTTTTGTTTGGTGATATTTTAGCCGTTCAAGAGCTAGATTTAGTTTTTAGTGCAGTATTGTTAATCATCTGCATTGTGTTGCTTGGATTGACGTTGCGAACACAAATGTTACTGACTTTGCATGAACCCTTAGCGATCGCTCGTGGCGTTTCAGTATCCACTCATCGCACAGTATTTATTGTGTTGTTATCGCTAGTAGTCGGAATCTCGATTAAGGCGATCGGTGTATTGCTAGTCAGTGCGTTTGTAGTAATTCCAGCTTGTGCTGCACGGCTACTAAGTCGCACATTTACAAGTTATGTATTGCTATCAGCAGCAATAGGAGCAGTGAGTGCTGTATTGGGAATGGTGGTTTCAGCCTGGTTTAATTTGCCATCTGGCCCCAGTATTGTGACAACACAATTAACTATTTTTATAGTTGCCATGACTTTACCTCGTTTTAATTCACTGGCTCACTGA